One Carassius auratus strain Wakin chromosome 3, ASM336829v1, whole genome shotgun sequence genomic region harbors:
- the LOC113055003 gene encoding chromobox protein homolog 2-like, with protein MRRAMEELSAVGEQVFDAECILNKRIKKGKVEYLVKWRGWSSKHNSWEPQENLLDPRLLAAFNKREQERELLISKKGKRPRGRPRKILEIIPVVSKSSSSSSSSSSSGSSSSSSSSSSSSDDDDEEDDNDRNPKLSPHPREHHPVPQKKAQILVAKPGPPKKKRGRKALPPELKAQRQAKGPRKFLKPMSRHSELRGSIKKPLMPASFTYTGLNRISGREPLALQNRGSFTQKSSLSSLGRSVGSTSSPTVLSRPPQSKTASDFKLSVSDMSSGDIDPSTPTCKSPGVAVLNIHSSNGQTCPKLSPNVLKASDQTLLQRSGSLQKSPSSSFSSLKTPTSLQALNLQSINKTAQGNGSSANDDSYLKGAPNPGKKSSGFNPRCEHSPAPNTPSKFPTNQQVLKSPQRDKSKADYLSEKLGKKNQGRVDNILVPTSDGRDQPVPDRSSYKDAGKPSKILSELSTGEEGSSSDSDHDSSFPSNNRDLAISVQAGQDWKPTRSLIEHVFVTDVTANLVTVTVKESPTSVGFFSIRNY; from the exons ATGAGAAGAGCCATGGAGGAGCTGAGCGCCGTCGGAGAGCAGGTCTTTGATGCCGAGTGTATCCTCAACAAACGCATAAAGAAG GGTAAAGTGGAGTATCTGGTCAAGTGGAGAGGATGGTCGTCCAA ACACAACAGTTGGGAACCTCAGGAAAACCTTCTTGACCCGAGACTATTGGCTGCGTTTAACAAGAG GGAGCAGGAGCGGGAGCTCTTGATCAGCAAAAAGGGGAAACGTCCCCGTGGACGACCCAGAAAAATATTG GAAATCATTCCAGTGGTGTCCAAATCAAGCAGCTCGTCCTCATCGTCCTCATCTTCTGGTTCTTCGTCATCTTCctcatcttcttcctcttcttcagaTGATGACGATGAAGAAGACGACAATGACAGAAATCCAAAACTGAGCCCTCATCCACGAGAGCATCACCCGGTCCCTCAGAAGAAAGCACAGATCCTGGTAGCCAAGCCAGGACCGCCGAAGAAGAAGCGAGGGAGGAAAGCACTTCCTCCGGAGCTGAAGGCGCAGCGTCAGGCCAAAGGTCCTCGGAAGTTTCTCAAGCCCATGTCCAGACACTCTGAGCTTCGAGGGAGCATAAAGAAACCGCTCATGCCTGCAAGCTTTACCTACACTGGGTTGAACCGAATCTCTGGAAGGGAGCCGTTGGCACTTCAAAATAGAGGATCTTTTACCCAGAAGAGCTCCTTAAGTTCCCTTGGACGCTCCGTCGGATCGACCTCATCACCCACTGTGTTAAGTCGGCCGCCGCAATCCAAAACTGCTTCGGATTTCAAGCTCTCGGTCTCAGATATGAGCAGCGGAGACATCGATCCCAGTACGCCCACGTGCAAATCTCCGGGAGTTGCTGTGTTGAATATTCACAGCAGCAATGGACAGACATGTCCTAAACTCTCTCCAAATGTTTTGAAGGCCTCGGATCAGACTCTACTTCAAAGATCAGGATCTCTCCAGAAATCCCCATCGAGCTCATTTTCCTCTCTTAAAACTCCCACCAGCCTTCAAGCTCTCAACCTACAGAGCATCAACAAAACAGCACAGGGTAACGGGAGCTCCGCAAATGATGATTCGTATTTGAAGGGTGCCCCCAACCCTGGTAAAAAAAGCTCTGGGTTTAACCCAAGATGCGAGCATAGTCCTGCGCCCAATACCCCAAGTAAGTTCCCAACCAATCAACAAGTCCTAAAGAGTCCGCAACGGGATAAATCCAAAGCGGACTATTTGTCCGAAAAACTCGGGAAGAAGAATCAAGGTAGGGTGGACAATATACTGGTTCCAACATCCGATGGCCGAGACCAACCAGTGCCGGATAGATCCTCATACAAAGATGCCGGGAAACCAAGCAAGATCCTGAGCGAGTTGAGCACTGGTGAAGAGGGGAGCAGCTCAGATTCTGACCATGATTCCTCATTTCCAAGCAACAACCGTGACTTGGCCATCTCGGTGCAGGCAGGCCAGGACTGGAAGCCGACGCGGAGCCTGATCGAACATGTATTTGTCACCGACGTCACTGCAAACCTGGTCACTGTAACGGTAAAAGAGTCACCCACCAGCGTTGGGTTTTTTAGCATCCGCAATTACTGA